CGGCCACCGTCGAGTTTGCCGACCTGGCTGCCCAGGCCCGCATCGTGCACGTGATCGGCACCACCGGTTTTACGTCCGATCACGAAGCGCGGCTTGAAGCCGCCGCCCGCCACGCGACGCTTGTGCGCGCAGGCAACATGTCGCTTGGCGTCAACCTGCTTACCGCCCTCACCCGGCGGGTCGCACAGGCGCTCGACGCGGATTGGGATATCGAGATCGTTGAAATGCACCACCGCCACAAGGTGGACGCACCCTCGGGCACGGCCCTGATGCTGGGCGATGCCGCCGCGCAGGGCCGCGGTGTGTTGCTGGATGACGTGGCCGACCGCGGCCGCGACGGCCAGACCGGTGCCCGCAAGCGGGGGGATATCGGTTTTGCCGCCCTGCGCGGCGGGTCGGTGGTGGGCGAACACTCAGCGATCTTCGCTGCCGAGAAAGAGCGCATCGTGCTGTCGCACATCGCCGAGGACCGGTCGATTTTCGCACGCGGGGCCGTGAAGGCCGCGCAATGGGGACAGGGCAAGGGCCCGGGCAGCTTCTCGATGCTCGACGTGCTCGGCCTTTCGGATTTCTAGTTTTTCTCTTCAAGATCAGGAGACGCAACCGTGGCTCACACGCTGGTTCTGGTCCGTCATGGCCAGAGCGAATGGAACAAGAAGAACCTTTTCACCGGCTGGCGCGATGTCGAGCTGACCGAGCAGGGCCGCACCGAGGCCCGCGAAGCCGGTGAGCTGATGAAGGCCGCAGGGCTTGAATTCGACATGGCGTTCACCTCCGCGCTCAAGCGGGCGCAGGAGACCAATCGTCTGGCGCTGGACGCCCTCGGCCAGAGCGGTATTCCGGTTGTCGAAAACGAGGCGCTCAATGAGCGCGACTATGGCGACCTTGCGGGCCTCAACAAGGACGACGCGCGCGAGAAGTGGGGCGAGGAACAGGTGCATATCTGGCGCCGGTCCTTCGACGTGCCGCCGCCGGGCGGCGAAAGCCTGAAGATGACCGCCGAGCGGGTGCTGCCTTATTTCGAGGCCGAGATCCTGCCGAAGGTGCTTGCCGGCAAGCGCGTGCTTGTGGCTGCCCACGGCAATTCCCTGCGGGCGCTCGTGATGCAGCTCGACAAGCTGGGGCCGGACGAGATCGTGGAAGTGAACATCGCGACCGGCGTGCCCATCGCCTATGAGCTTGATGACAATGGAAATGTCATCTCCAAGAAGGTGCTGGTCGAGCGCGACTACTCCTGAGGCTCAGCCGCCCAGCTTCGCCGCCGCCACCATGCCGTCACGCCGGCGGTGCTGGGCGGCGGCGAAAGCGGTGGCAAAGCTCTCCCGCTCGTCTTCCGTCATGAAGCGGCCGAGTTCCACCCAGCGCTCCCGTGACCGGAGCCGCAGGCTGCGCCCGCGCGCCGTCGTCACCATGCGTGCCTGGGCCCAGGTCGGCTCGAGCTGCCAGCTTTCCACCTTCCCGGACGGGTGGACACGGCGGATGTCGAGGACCTGATCGGTCAGCCGCACATGCTCGATCATCCGGCCGGCGCGGTAGTTCATGCGGAACGCCCAGTAAATCAGGGCCACATCCAGGCCGAAAAACCCGAAGACGGGCCATGCCCCCATCAGCAGAAAGGCGAGGCCCGCGCAGAAGCTGACCGCGCCTACGCCCAGCATCACCGCCAGGAAGCCTTTCGGCGGCAGGGATCTGTGCGGATGCAGGACGGCGTCCAGATACAGCGTTTCGGGCAGCTCGTGGCTCATGGGCCTAAAGCTAGTGCTGCAGGGGCGGGGAGGCAAAGGGCCGCGCGGTCGCACCTTTTTACGAGGTGGCGGGTCCTTGGAGATTGCACCGCACTTTTCGGGTGGCAGGGTGGCGGGGCTTCGCTAAAGTCCCGCCCCATGATGACCCTCGCCGAGCGTGAAGAGCTCTTTCGCCGTTTCCAGGAAAAGAGCCCGAGCCCCCAGACCGAGCTTGAATTTTCCAGCCCCTATACGTTGCTGGTCGCCGTCGTGCTGTCGGCGCAGGCCACCGATGTGGGCGTGAACAAGGCCACGGGGCCGCTCTTCGCGGTGGCTGACACCCCGGCCAAGATTGTGGCGCTGGGGGAAGAAAAGGTTCGCGACTACATCAAGACCATCGGCCTTTACCGCAACAAGGCGAAGAACGTGATCGCCCTGTCGCGCATCCTGTTGGAGAAGCATGGCGGGGAGATCCCCCGCGACCGGGAGGCGCTGGAGGCGTTACCGGGTGTCGGGCGCAAGACGGCCAATGTGGTGCTCAACGTGGCCTTTGGCGAGGAAACGATGGCGGTGGATACGCATATCTTCCGCCTGTCGAACCGGCTGGGGCTGG
The sequence above is drawn from the Pyruvatibacter mobilis genome and encodes:
- the dapB gene encoding 4-hydroxy-tetrahydrodipicolinate reductase, with amino-acid sequence MEALRIAVTGAAGRMGQALIEAITATDGCVVAGAIERAGHEALGKDAGELAGVGRLDVQVTDQALDVFAAVDAVLDFTAPAATVEFADLAAQARIVHVIGTTGFTSDHEARLEAAARHATLVRAGNMSLGVNLLTALTRRVAQALDADWDIEIVEMHHRHKVDAPSGTALMLGDAAAQGRGVLLDDVADRGRDGQTGARKRGDIGFAALRGGSVVGEHSAIFAAEKERIVLSHIAEDRSIFARGAVKAAQWGQGKGPGSFSMLDVLGLSDF
- a CDS encoding 2,3-bisphosphoglycerate-dependent phosphoglycerate mutase → MAHTLVLVRHGQSEWNKKNLFTGWRDVELTEQGRTEAREAGELMKAAGLEFDMAFTSALKRAQETNRLALDALGQSGIPVVENEALNERDYGDLAGLNKDDAREKWGEEQVHIWRRSFDVPPPGGESLKMTAERVLPYFEAEILPKVLAGKRVLVAAHGNSLRALVMQLDKLGPDEIVEVNIATGVPIAYELDDNGNVISKKVLVERDYS
- a CDS encoding DUF2244 domain-containing protein, producing MSHELPETLYLDAVLHPHRSLPPKGFLAVMLGVGAVSFCAGLAFLLMGAWPVFGFFGLDVALIYWAFRMNYRAGRMIEHVRLTDQVLDIRRVHPSGKVESWQLEPTWAQARMVTTARGRSLRLRSRERWVELGRFMTEDERESFATAFAAAQHRRRDGMVAAAKLGG
- the nth gene encoding endonuclease III, with amino-acid sequence MMTLAEREELFRRFQEKSPSPQTELEFSSPYTLLVAVVLSAQATDVGVNKATGPLFAVADTPAKIVALGEEKVRDYIKTIGLYRNKAKNVIALSRILLEKHGGEIPRDREALEALPGVGRKTANVVLNVAFGEETMAVDTHIFRLSNRLGLAPGKTPLEVELKLLKRIPKPYMRDAHHWLILHGRYICKARKPDCPRCFVSDLCKFKAKTTAEAAPAPKTKSKAKAKPKARAKSKAKTASKA